A genomic window from Pseudomonadota bacterium includes:
- the glp gene encoding gephyrin-like molybdotransferase Glp: MTQLSDDCFEAGGRRMLAAEALAILKARLDAVVETEMIPLRKAAGRILAEAIRSPLDVPPHDNTAVDGYAVFFDDLKPEGETTLPVTARIAAGHPLDRPAKRGEALRIFTGAPVPPGPDTVFMQEDGAEEANAVRLPAGITRGANVRKRGEDIRRGDIVLTRGRRLRPPDVGLAASLGAERLRAFKPLRVAVFSTGDEVTEPGHGLAAGGIYDANRYTLMALLEGMGCAVTDLGILPDRLETIREALREAAGRHDLLFTSGGVSVGEEDHVRAAVTALGRLHFWQLAIKPGRPIALGQVGRVPFIGLPGNPVAAAVTFLRFARPAILRLAGAESPDPVAYRVKAGFAIKKKAGRREWIRCRLVRDGAGDRVAERFPREGSGILSSMVESDGLVELPEDMTKIEVGMAVDFLPYAELMP, from the coding sequence ATGACGCAGCTCTCCGACGATTGCTTCGAGGCGGGCGGACGCCGGATGCTGGCGGCGGAAGCCCTCGCCATCCTGAAGGCGCGTCTCGATGCCGTCGTGGAAACCGAAATGATCCCTTTGCGCAAGGCGGCGGGGCGGATCCTGGCCGAGGCCATCCGCTCTCCCCTTGACGTGCCGCCCCACGACAACACCGCCGTCGACGGTTACGCTGTCTTCTTCGACGACCTGAAGCCGGAAGGCGAAACGACGCTGCCGGTAACGGCGCGCATCGCCGCCGGCCATCCCTTGGACCGCCCCGCGAAACGCGGTGAGGCGCTTCGCATCTTTACCGGCGCGCCCGTCCCCCCGGGCCCGGACACCGTTTTTATGCAGGAAGACGGCGCGGAGGAGGCAAACGCCGTTCGCCTGCCGGCCGGAATCACGCGTGGGGCGAATGTGCGCAAGCGCGGCGAGGACATCCGGCGGGGCGACATCGTGCTGACCCGCGGGCGACGCCTGCGACCGCCGGACGTAGGTCTTGCCGCTTCGCTCGGCGCCGAGCGTCTGCGCGCCTTCAAACCGCTTCGGGTCGCCGTCTTCTCGACCGGCGACGAGGTGACGGAGCCGGGACACGGCTTGGCGGCAGGGGGCATATACGACGCCAACCGCTACACGCTGATGGCGCTTCTCGAGGGCATGGGGTGCGCGGTCACCGATCTCGGCATCCTGCCGGACCGGCTGGAAACGATCCGGGAAGCCTTGCGGGAGGCCGCCGGCCGGCATGACCTTCTCTTCACTTCGGGCGGCGTTTCGGTGGGCGAGGAAGACCATGTGCGCGCGGCGGTGACGGCTTTGGGGCGTTTGCACTTCTGGCAGCTTGCCATTAAGCCCGGCCGGCCGATCGCGCTAGGCCAGGTGGGGCGGGTGCCGTTCATCGGGCTGCCTGGCAACCCGGTCGCCGCCGCCGTCACTTTCCTCCGTTTCGCGAGGCCTGCGATCCTCCGCCTCGCCGGCGCGGAAAGCCCGGACCCCGTCGCCTACCGGGTGAAGGCGGGCTTTGCCATAAAAAAGAAGGCGGGCCGCCGGGAGTGGATCCGCTGCCGCCTCGTCCGGGACGGTGCCGGCGACCGGGTCGCCGAGCGGTTCCCCCGCGAGGGGTCGGGTATTCTCTCCTCGATGGTCGAATCGGATGGCCTCGTCGAACTGCCGGAGGACATGACGAAAATCGAGGTCGGCATGGCGGTGGATTTTCTGCCCTATGCGGAGTTGATGCCATGA
- the pgsA gene encoding CDP-diacylglycerol--glycerol-3-phosphate 3-phosphatidyltransferase: MILNLPNLLTISRILFLPLFVGGFYLADPAARWVTFVVFALAGITDFFDGYIARARRQVSSFGRFLDPVADKLLIVSAIVMLTAFDRIAGLVVLPALVILCREILVSGLREFLAEVQIGVPVSRLAKWKTGIQMVAIACLLLGDAVPGLPLETAGVVGIWGAAALTLLTGYDYFRSGLVHVLKAPPGEKPDADSSRGSSTTT; the protein is encoded by the coding sequence ATGATCCTGAACCTTCCGAATCTGCTGACGATTTCGCGTATTCTTTTTCTGCCGCTTTTCGTCGGCGGCTTTTACCTGGCGGACCCGGCCGCCAGGTGGGTTACCTTCGTGGTCTTCGCGCTGGCCGGAATAACAGATTTCTTTGACGGTTACATCGCCCGCGCCCGGCGACAGGTGTCCAGCTTTGGGCGGTTTCTCGATCCCGTCGCCGACAAGCTTCTGATCGTGAGCGCGATCGTCATGCTGACCGCGTTCGACCGCATCGCGGGCCTTGTCGTGCTGCCGGCGCTGGTGATCCTGTGCCGGGAGATTCTGGTTTCCGGGCTTCGGGAATTCCTCGCCGAAGTGCAGATCGGCGTGCCGGTCAGCCGCCTCGCAAAATGGAAAACGGGAATCCAGATGGTGGCGATCGCCTGCCTCCTGCTGGGCGACGCCGTGCCGGGCCTGCCGCTTGAGACGGCGGGTGTTGTCGGCATCTGGGGGGCGGCCGCGCTGACCCTCCTCACCGGTTACGATTACTTCCGCTCCGGCCTCGTCCACGTGCTGAAGGCGCCGCCGGGAGAGAAACCGGACGCCGACTCGTCGCGAGGGTCGTCCACAACGACTTGA
- the folB gene encoding dihydroneopterin aldolase yields the protein MTPLNLVHPKPASKTAKPLRRVFVRDFVLPCRIGVHHHERTCEQRVRVNVDLAVHENDAAIADRLEGVVCYEKIIAGIRGIAAAGHLNLVETLAERVASLCLDDPRVAEARVRIEKLDVFPDVGSVGVAITRRRDSHER from the coding sequence ATGACCCCGCTCAACCTCGTGCATCCGAAACCGGCATCGAAGACGGCAAAGCCGCTACGGCGCGTCTTCGTGCGCGATTTTGTGCTGCCCTGCCGAATCGGCGTCCATCATCACGAACGCACCTGCGAGCAACGCGTGCGGGTGAACGTGGACCTCGCCGTCCATGAGAACGACGCCGCCATCGCGGACCGGCTCGAGGGTGTCGTCTGCTACGAGAAGATCATCGCTGGCATCCGCGGAATCGCGGCGGCCGGCCATCTCAACCTCGTCGAGACGCTGGCCGAACGGGTCGCCAGCCTCTGTCTCGATGACCCGCGCGTGGCCGAGGCGCGCGTACGGATCGAGAAGCTCGATGTCTTTCCGGATGTGGGTAGCGTAGGCGTCGCGATCACACGGCGCCGGGATTCCCACGAACGATAG
- a CDS encoding SDR family oxidoreductase, which translates to MRNPTDSTYRTALVTGAAQRIGRAIALDLARHGWRIGVHYRDSPEAAKAVAEAIREAGSEAVLLEGDLGQEASTATLVPRAMDALGPLGLLVNNASIFELDTMETATRQSWDDHLEVNLRAPFVLAQAFVKAMPAEARGNVVNLIDQRVWNLTPHFISYTLSKAGLWTLTQTMALALAPRVRVNAIGPGPTLPSRRQSEEQFAHQAARLPLGHGTTPEEICDALRFLLAAPAVTGQMIALDGGQHLGWAQPSGKAQPPE; encoded by the coding sequence ATGAGAAACCCGACGGATTCGACATACCGGACCGCGCTCGTCACCGGGGCCGCCCAGCGGATCGGCCGGGCCATTGCCCTCGACCTTGCCCGTCATGGCTGGCGCATCGGCGTACACTACCGCGATTCTCCGGAGGCCGCGAAAGCCGTGGCCGAGGCTATCCGAGAGGCCGGCTCCGAAGCCGTTCTCCTGGAGGGCGACCTCGGCCAAGAGGCGTCAACGGCGACCCTCGTGCCAAGGGCCATGGACGCGCTGGGCCCGCTTGGCCTTCTCGTCAACAACGCCTCGATCTTCGAGCTCGATACGATGGAAACAGCGACCCGCCAATCCTGGGACGACCATCTGGAGGTCAATTTGCGGGCCCCCTTCGTCCTCGCCCAGGCTTTCGTCAAGGCCATGCCCGCGGAAGCACGCGGCAACGTCGTCAACTTGATCGATCAGCGTGTGTGGAACCTGACGCCGCATTTCATTTCCTACACGCTGAGCAAGGCCGGCCTATGGACGTTGACGCAGACGATGGCGCTGGCGCTGGCGCCCCGCGTCCGCGTGAACGCGATCGGACCGGGACCGACGCTACCTTCCCGCCGGCAAAGCGAGGAACAATTCGCGCACCAGGCCGCCCGCCTGCCGCTGGGGCACGGCACGACGCCAGAGGAGATTTGCGACGCCCTTCGTTTTCTGCTTGCGGCCCCTGCCGTGACCGGGCAAATGATTGCCTTGGATGGTGGGCAGCACTTAGGCTGGGCCCAGCCGTCCGGCAAGGCCCAGCCGCCGGAATAG
- the mobB gene encoding molybdopterin-guanine dinucleotide biosynthesis protein B, whose product MKRRPNNGIFGITGPSGSGKTTLIARLLPEFKRRGIAVSTMKLSHHDIEMDRPGKDSHNHRTAGAREVMLVSKNRWALFHDYAEDEDRRDLEGLCSRMAPVDLILVEGRQSCPLGKLEVHRGATGKALFCTEDAEIVAIASDRPLPGLNLPVLDLNDIATIAEFVVRRLKEAR is encoded by the coding sequence GTGAAACGGCGGCCCAACAACGGCATCTTCGGCATCACCGGCCCAAGCGGCAGCGGCAAGACGACGCTGATCGCAAGACTTCTTCCCGAATTCAAGCGCCGGGGCATTGCCGTTTCCACGATGAAGCTTTCCCACCACGATATTGAAATGGACCGGCCCGGCAAGGACAGCCACAACCATCGGACGGCGGGCGCGCGGGAAGTCATGCTGGTGTCGAAGAACCGCTGGGCGCTGTTTCACGACTACGCGGAGGACGAAGACCGGCGCGATCTCGAGGGGTTGTGTTCGCGCATGGCGCCGGTCGACCTTATCCTCGTCGAGGGGCGACAGAGCTGCCCGCTCGGCAAGCTTGAGGTGCACCGCGGCGCAACCGGGAAGGCGCTTTTCTGCACGGAAGATGCGGAGATCGTCGCCATCGCCTCCGACCGTCCCCTGCCCGGGCTCAACCTCCCGGTCCTCGATCTCAACGACATCGCTACCATCGCCGAGTTCGTCGTCCGGCGACTGAAGGAAGCCCGATGA